Proteins encoded together in one Homo sapiens chromosome 19 genomic scaffold, GRCh38.p14 alternate locus group ALT_REF_LOCI_15 HSCHR19KIR_GRC212_AB_HAP_CTG3_1 window:
- the KIR2DL1 gene encoding killer cell immunoglobulin-like receptor 2DL1 precursor, producing the protein MSLLVVSMACVGFFLLQGAWPHEGVHRKPSLLAHPGRLVKSEETVILQCWSDVMFEHFLLHREGMFNDTLRLIGEHHDGVSKANFSISRMTQDLAGTYRCYGSVTHSPYQVSAPSDPLDIVIIGLYEKPSLSAQLGPTVLAGENVTLSCSSRSSYDMYHLSREGEAHERRLPAGPKVNGTFQADFPLGPATHGGTYRCFGSFHDSPYEWSKSSDPLLVSVTGNPSNSWPSPTEPSSKTGNPRHLHILIGTSVVIILFILLFFLLHRWCSNKKNAAVMDQESAGNRTANSEDSDEQDPQEVTYTQLNHCVFTQRKITRPSQRPKTPPTDIIVYTELPNAESRSKVVSCP; encoded by the exons ATGTCGCTCTTGGTCGTCAGCATGGCGTGTGTTG GGTTCTTCTTGCTGCAGGGGGCCTGGCCACATGAGG GAGTCCACAGAAAACCTTCCCTCCTGGCCCACCCAGGTCGCCTGGTGAAATCAGAAGAGACAGTCATCCTGCAGTGTTGGTCAGATGTCATGTTTGAACACTTCCTTCTGCACAGAGAGGGGATGTTTAACGACACTTTGCGCCTCATTGGAGAACACCATGATGGGGTCTCCAAGGCCAACTTCTCCATCAGTCGCATGACGCAAGACCTGGCAGGGACCTACAGATGCTACGGTTCTGTTACTCACTCCCCCTATCAGGTGTCAGCTCCCAGTGACCCTCTGGACATCGTGATCATAG GTCTATATGAGAAACCTTCTCTCTCAGCCCAGCTGGGCCCCACGGTTCTGGCAGGAGAGAATGTGACCTTGTCCTGCAGCTCCCGGAGCTCCTATGACATGTACCATCTATCCAGGGAAGGGGAGGCCCATGAACGTAGGCTCCCTGCAGGGCCCAAGGTCAACGGAACATTCCAGGCTGACTTTCCTCTGGGCCCTGCCACCCACGGAGGGACCTACAGATGCTTCGGCTCTTTCCATGACTCTCCATACGAGTGGTCAAAGTCAAGTGACCCACTGCTTGTTTCTGTCACAG GAAACCCTTCAAATAGTTGGCCTTCACCCACTGAACCAAGCTCCAAAACCG GTAACCCCCGACACCTGCACATTCTGATTGGGACCTCAGTGGTCATCatcctcttcatcctcctcttctttctccttcatcgCTGGTGCTCCAACAAAAAAA ATGCTGCGGTAATGGACCAAGAGTCTGCAGGAAACAGAACAGCGAATAGCGAG GACTCTGATGAACAAGACCCTCAGGAGGTGACATACACACAGTTGAATCACTGCGTTTTCACACAGAGAAAAATCACTCGCCCTTCTCAGAGGCCCAAGACACCCCCAACAGATATCATCGTGTACACGGAACTTCCAAATGCTGAGTCCAGATCCAAAGTTGTCTCCTGCCCATGA